A stretch of DNA from Serinibacter arcticus:
CGCTCAGCGGCACGTCACGCCTCCGGGCGCCCGGCGACGTCGAGCGCCTCGGTGATGGTGAACGCCCCGGCGTACAGCGCCGTCCCGACGATCGCGCCCTCGACACCGGTCGGCACCAGCTCGCGCAGCGCGCGGAGGTCGTCCAGGGTCGAGATGCCGCCCGAGGCGATGACGGGCGAGGCGGTGCGCGAGCAGACGTGGGCGAGCAGGTCGAGGTTCGGACCGCGCAGCGTGCCGTCCTTGGTGACGTCGGTGACGACGTAGCGGGCGCAGCCGGCGGCCTCGAGCTGGTCGAGGACGTCGTCGAGCTCGCCACCCTCCTGGGTCCAGCCGCGGGCGGCGAGGCGCGTGCCACGGACGTCGAGGCCGATGGCGATCCGGTCGCCGTGCTCGGCGATCGCCGAGGCGGTCCACGCCGGGTCCTCCAGAGCGGCGGTGCCGATGTTCACGCGGCGGACACCGGTCGCCAGCGCGCGGCGCAGCGAGGCGTCGTCGCGGATGCCGCCCGAGAGCTCGACCTGGATGCGGTCGGAGACGCGCTCGACGATCGAGGCGAGCAGCTCGTGGTTCGATCCGCGGCCGAACGCCGCGTCGAGGTCCACGAGGTGCAGCCACGGCGCACCGGCGTCCACCCACCGCATCGCCTGGTCGAAGGGGTCGCCGTACTGGCCTCCCGAACCGGCGACGCCCTGGACGAGCTGGACGGCCTGGCCCCCCGTGACGTCGACGGCGGGAAGCAGCTGCAGGATCGGCTGGCTGGTGGGGGATGTCATCGGGGTTCCTCGTGGGCTCTACTCGGGGCGACGGCGTGGCCGTCCTCGGGGCTGCGGGTGTCCGGGTCAGGCGCGGGCCCGGCGCGGCAGGTTCTCGACCCAGTTGCGCAGCAGTCGGGCGCCGGCGTCGCCGGACTTCTCGGGGTGGAACTGGGTGGCGCTGAGCGGGCCGTTCTCGACGGCGGCCACGAACGGCGCGCCGTGCTCGGCCCACGTGACGAGGGGCGGTGTCATCGGCGTCGTGCCGGCCTCCGCCAGCAGGACGGCGGGGTCGGTGGCCACCCCGTAGGAGTGGACGAAGTAGAACCGCTCGTCCTCGACGCCGCGGAAGAGCACGGTGTCGGCGGGCGGGCGCACGAGCGACCAGCCCATGTGCGGCACGATCTCGGCCGCGAGCGGCTCGACGACGCCGGGCCACTGGTCGAGGCCCGCGGTGCGCGAGCCGTGCTCGACCCCCGCGGCGAACAGCACCTGCAGGCCGACGCAGATGCCCAGCACGGGGCGGCCGCCGGCGAGGCGGCGCTCGATCATGCGGTCGCCCCCGACGGCGAGCAGCTGGTCCATGACGGCGGCGAACGCCCCCACGCCGGGGACGACGAGGCCGTCGGCGTCGGCGACGAGCGTCGGGTCGGCGGTCAGCGCGACGTCGGCCCCGGCGCGCTCGAGCGCCCGGACCGCGGAGTGGGTGTTGCCGGAGCCGTAGTCGAGGACGACGACGGCGGGTCGCGGGTCGGTCACGCGTCGTCACCGCCGTCCTTGCGACGGCGCCCGAAGAACGAGCGACCGCCCCCGGCGCCGCGCAGGTCGGAGGAGCTGATGTAGCCCTCGACCTGGGGGCCTGGACGAGTCCGATGAGCAGCCGCTCGGCGACGGCGTCGGCCTGCGCCAGCACGAGGCCGGGCGGGGGCTCCTCCGCGATCTGGCCGCCGCGGTAGCGACGGGCCTTGACCTGGCCGGAGATCTCGCCGCCGACGTCCTCGACGCGCGCGGCCAGCAGCACGACCTCGCTGCGCGCCGCGACCGACAGCGCGGCCCCCAGGGCCTCGGCCTCGCGCGGGATGCCGCTCAGCAGCTCGCCCGGGTCGGTCTCGGACTCGAGCTGCTCGACGTAGCGGACCGCGATCGCGCCGCGGGCCGACGGCACGACCGCGGCCTCGATACCGGCCAGCGACAGCAGCGAGGCGAGGACCTTGGCCTGCCGGACGGCCGTGAGCACGACCGCTGTCGTGTAGATGACGACGGGCTCGGCGGGCTCCTCGGCGTCCGCGGCGCGCTCGTCATCCCTCGCGCCGTCCGTCGCCGGAGCGGCGGGCGGCGTCGCCGGGACGGCGGGCGGCGCGGCCGGCGTCGCCGTCGGAGCGGCGTCGTCACCGAACAGGCTCGAGAGGTCGTCGGGAACGACGAAACCGTCGGGCAGGTCGTCGCCGTCGTCGGGGAAGGAGGTCACAGCGCACCCTTGGTCGAGGGCACGCCGACGACGCGGTCGTCGAACGCCACGGCGGCACGCAGCGCGCGAGCGAGCGCCTTGAACTGGGCCTCGACGATGTGGTGCGGGTCGCGGCCCGCGAGGACACGCACGTGCAGGCAGATACCCGCGTGCAGCGCGAGCGACTCGAGCACGTGACGCGTCAGGGAGCCGGTGAAGTGCCCCCCGATGAGGTGGTACTCCTGGCCGGCGGGCTCGCCCTCGTGCACGCAGTAGGGACGCCCGGAGACGTCGACGACGGCGAGCGCGAGCGCCTCGTCCAGCGGCACGGTGGCGTCGGCGAACCGCGCGATGCCGACCTTGTCGCCGAGAGCCTGGCGCAGGGCCTCGCCCAGCACGATCGCGGTGTCCTCGACCGTGTGGTGGACGTCGATGTGCGTGTCCCCGGTCGCCCGGACCGTGAGGTCGAAACGGGCGTGCGTGCCGAGGGCGGTGAGCATGTGGTCCCAGAAGCCGACGGTGGTGTCGATGTCGACCACCCCGGTGCCGTCGAGGTCGAGCTCGACCACGACCGAGGACTCCCGGGTGGTGCGCTCGATGCGCGCGTGGCGTCGGGGACGGGAGGACTCGGCGACCCGCTCGGTCGTCTGCTCGTCGTTCTCGGGCGTCGTCATGCGAGGACCTCCACTAGTGCTGCCTTGAATGCCGCCGTCTCCTGCGGGGTGCCGACCGACACCCGCAGCCACCCGTCGGGTCCCGTCTCCCTGACGAGGATCCCGGCGTCCAGCAGGCCCTGCCAGACGGCGTGCCTGTCCCTGAACCTACCGAACAGGACGAAGTTCGCGTCGCTGGGCACGGCGTCGAGCCCGTGCTCCAGCAGCCAGGTGGCGAGCTCGTCGCGCTCGGCGCGCAGCGAGGCCACCTGGGCCATGAGCTCGTCCGTGTGCGCGAGGGCCGCGAGCGCCACCGCCTGGGTGACGGCCGACAGGTGGTACGGGAGCCGGACGACCCGCAGCGCGTCGACGAGCGCCGGCGCCGCGGCGAGGTAGCCGACGCGGGCGCCCGCCATGCCGAAGGCCTTCGACATCGTGCGGGAGACGGCGAGGTGGGGGTTGCTCGCGAGCAGCTCGAGCGCACTCGGCACGCCCTCGCGCCGGAACTCCGCGTACGCCTCGTCGATGACGAGGACGGTCGCGGCGCCGTCGGGCCCCGACGTCCGGGCGACGTCGAGCAGGCGCCGGACGGTGTCCAGCGGCAGCGCGGTGCCGGTGGGGTTGTTCGGGCTCGGGAGGAGCACGACGGCGGGGCGGACCTCCTCGATCAGGCGCGCGGCGACGTCGACGTCGAGCGTGAAGTCCTCCTCGCGCCGACCCGCCACCCAGGCCGTGTTCGTGTCCCGGGCGTACTCGGGGTACATGGAGTACGTGGGGGCGAAGGAGAGCGCCGTGCGCCCGGGCCCGCCGAACGCCTGCAGGAGGTGGAGCATCACCTCGTTGGAGCCGTTGGCGGCCCAGAGGTGGTCGGCGTCGAGACCGCCCACGCCGGACTCGCGCTCGAGATAGGCCCCGAGCGCGGTCCGCAGGGTGCGGAACTCGCGGTCCGGGTACCGGTTCAGCGTCACGGCCGCGTCGGCCACGGCGCTCGCGATGCTCGCGACGACGGCGTCGCTCGGTCGGTAGGGGTTCTCGTTGACGTTCAGCAGGACGGGCACGTCCAGCTGCGGCGCCCCGTAGGGCTCCTCGTGCGCCAGCTCCGGGCGGACGGGGAGCCGGAGCGGGGCGGGATCGGGCGTCGCGGTCACGGGGCACAAGTCTAGGACGGGCAGGAGGTCGTCCCGGCCCTGTGGACGAGCCGGGGACCGTGTCGGTGGCCCCGCGTACGGTGGCTCGCATGACGGACCTGCCGCCCCTCGAGGAGCCTCCCTACGACCCGGAGTACGACGACGCCCCGCCCGACCCCGGTCAGGGCGGGCCCGTGCCGACGGCGACCCGGACCTCGCCGGCGGGGCGCGGGCCGGGTACCCGCTCCGCACCGCGACCGGCGAGCTCCTCCCCCGCGGCCCGTGCCGAGCGGCCGGCAGCGGCGCCGATCGCCGTCGCCGAGCCGGTGCTCGTGGCCGAC
This window harbors:
- the hisH gene encoding imidazole glycerol phosphate synthase subunit HisH yields the protein MTDPRPAVVVLDYGSGNTHSAVRALERAGADVALTADPTLVADADGLVVPGVGAFAAVMDQLLAVGGDRMIERRLAGGRPVLGICVGLQVLFAAGVEHGSRTAGLDQWPGVVEPLAAEIVPHMGWSLVRPPADTVLFRGVEDERFYFVHSYGVATDPAVLLAEAGTTPMTPPLVTWAEHGAPFVAAVENGPLSATQFHPEKSGDAGARLLRNWVENLPRRARA
- a CDS encoding histidinol-phosphate transaminase codes for the protein MTATPDPAPLRLPVRPELAHEEPYGAPQLDVPVLLNVNENPYRPSDAVVASIASAVADAAVTLNRYPDREFRTLRTALGAYLERESGVGGLDADHLWAANGSNEVMLHLLQAFGGPGRTALSFAPTYSMYPEYARDTNTAWVAGRREEDFTLDVDVAARLIEEVRPAVVLLPSPNNPTGTALPLDTVRRLLDVARTSGPDGAATVLVIDEAYAEFRREGVPSALELLASNPHLAVSRTMSKAFGMAGARVGYLAAAPALVDALRVVRLPYHLSAVTQAVALAALAHTDELMAQVASLRAERDELATWLLEHGLDAVPSDANFVLFGRFRDRHAVWQGLLDAGILVRETGPDGWLRVSVGTPQETAAFKAALVEVLA
- the priA gene encoding bifunctional 1-(5-phosphoribosyl)-5-((5-phosphoribosylamino)methylideneamino)imidazole-4-carboxamide isomerase/phosphoribosylanthranilate isomerase PriA, whose protein sequence is MTSPTSQPILQLLPAVDVTGGQAVQLVQGVAGSGGQYGDPFDQAMRWVDAGAPWLHLVDLDAAFGRGSNHELLASIVERVSDRIQVELSGGIRDDASLRRALATGVRRVNIGTAALEDPAWTASAIAEHGDRIAIGLDVRGTRLAARGWTQEGGELDDVLDQLEAAGCARYVVTDVTKDGTLRGPNLDLLAHVCSRTASPVIASGGISTLDDLRALRELVPTGVEGAIVGTALYAGAFTITEALDVAGRPEA
- the hisB gene encoding imidazoleglycerol-phosphate dehydratase HisB, which codes for MTTPENDEQTTERVAESSRPRRHARIERTTRESSVVVELDLDGTGVVDIDTTVGFWDHMLTALGTHARFDLTVRATGDTHIDVHHTVEDTAIVLGEALRQALGDKVGIARFADATVPLDEALALAVVDVSGRPYCVHEGEPAGQEYHLIGGHFTGSLTRHVLESLALHAGICLHVRVLAGRDPHHIVEAQFKALARALRAAVAFDDRVVGVPSTKGAL